In Arthrobacter sp. CDRTa11, one DNA window encodes the following:
- a CDS encoding Fpg/Nei family DNA glycosylase yields MPEGDSVWRAANQLHQALAGQELTASDFRVPRFATLNLAGWTVSEVVPRGKHLLMRVQGPDGQKLTIHSHLKMEGAWQVYPAGGRWRKPGFTARCVLRTAAADAVGFSLGVLEVVRTDAEDSVVGHLGPDLLGPDWDPAEAERRIRSAPDVPIGVALLDQRNLAGIGNIYRCEACFLSGVHPASPVSAVEDLQTLMTDAKQLLEVNLGSGRRVTILNPRGLPVGRQAGRPGYWVYGREHRPCLKCGTHVGHDVLGKPGGEEERHIYFCPQCQPLLPLL; encoded by the coding sequence GTGCCTGAGGGGGATTCAGTCTGGCGTGCCGCCAACCAGCTGCACCAGGCCCTGGCGGGGCAGGAGCTGACAGCCTCCGACTTCCGCGTGCCGCGGTTCGCCACCCTCAACCTGGCTGGCTGGACGGTCAGCGAGGTGGTCCCCCGCGGAAAGCACCTGCTGATGAGGGTGCAGGGGCCGGACGGGCAAAAACTGACCATCCACTCGCACCTCAAGATGGAAGGCGCCTGGCAGGTGTACCCGGCGGGCGGACGGTGGCGCAAGCCCGGCTTCACCGCACGGTGCGTGCTCCGCACGGCAGCGGCAGACGCCGTCGGATTTTCCCTCGGCGTGCTGGAGGTTGTCCGCACTGATGCCGAAGATTCGGTGGTTGGCCACCTCGGCCCTGACCTGCTCGGTCCCGACTGGGACCCGGCCGAGGCTGAACGCCGGATCCGGTCGGCCCCTGACGTGCCCATAGGTGTTGCGCTGCTGGACCAGCGCAACCTGGCGGGCATCGGCAATATTTACCGTTGCGAGGCTTGCTTCCTCTCCGGCGTCCATCCGGCATCCCCTGTTTCAGCCGTTGAGGATCTGCAGACCCTGATGACGGACGCCAAGCAGCTTCTGGAGGTGAACCTGGGGTCCGGCCGCCGGGTAACCATCCTGAACCCGCGCGGGTTACCGGTGGGAAGGCAGGCGGGCAGGCCCGGCTACTGGGTCTACGGCCGCGAACATCGGCCGTGCCTGAAATGCGGCACGCATGTTGGCCACGACGTCCTGGGCAAACCCGGTGGCGAGGAGGAGCGGCACATCTATTTCTGCCCTCAGTGCCAGCCGCTCCTGCCTCTCCTGTAG
- a CDS encoding DEAD/DEAH box helicase: MQEHLGAPMGRFSQPTREWFLGAFPEPTPAQNGAWDAISSGSHALVVAPTGSGKTLAAFLWALDRLLVSAPAPVQELPADALQGKGRRPRAPKRKTRVLYISPLKALGVDVERNLRSPLIGITQTAKRLGLPAPLITVGVRSGDTTAADRRSLLSNPPDILITTPESLFLMLTSRARETLSEVDTIIVDEVHAVAGTKRGAHLAVSLERLDALLPQPAQRIGLSATVEPRELVAQFLAGSAPVQIVAPPSRKNWDLTVSVPVEDMSDLQAAAAAHDSGPASGLQPQASIWPHVEEKIVDLVLDNQSTIVFANSRRLAERLTARLNEIYAERQLVAVGGGWDGPPPAVPGVPASTATPAHMMAQAGSTTGADPVLARAHHGSVSKDQRALIEDDLKSGRLRCVVATSSLELGIDMGAVDLVVQVESPPSVASGLQRVGRAGHQVGEISQGVLFPKHRADLVHTAITVERMLEGKIERLSVPANPLDILAQQTVAATALGSIDVEEWFSTVRRSAPFASLPRSAYEATLDLLAGRYPSDEFAELRPRIIWDRNAGTIEGRPGAQRLAVTSGGTIPDRGLFGVYIIGTEVEGSASPSDGRNANGRGDGKAPSPASPAKGGRRVGELDEEMVYESRVGDIFALGATSWKIEDITHDRVLVSPAFGQPGKLPFWKGDSLGRPIDLGRALGAFVRELSAADPGPAAERCTASGLDQFAANNLIQYLEEQKLATEVVPSDTTLVVERFHDELGDWRVILHSPFGMPVHAPWALAVGQRLHQRYGLDGSAMAADDGIVLRVPMMEDEPPGAELFLFDPEELEQIVTAEVGGSALFASRFRECAARALLLPRQTPGKRQPLWQQRQRSAQLLDVARKYPTFPIVLETVRECLQDVYDLPALKDIAASVERRELRIVETTTQQPSPFAKSLLFGYVAQFLYEGDSPLAERRAAALALDSTLLNELLGRVELRELLDARVIEATERELQRLAPGRRARGIEGVADLLRLLGPLAPEEVAARLEGDPNTGTADVGAEAGAPGAGAAAEPGSALGLAGAAGTDDGTEADSPHASASVAAGHLVALQRAHRAIRVNLAGVERFAAVEDAARLRDAIGVPLPMGVPLAFLEPVDDPLGDLVSRFARTHGPFTADEAAARLGLGVAVVATALKRLAADGRVVEGEFRPHAPPAGNGPEPAAGDGPESASGSATADGYEAAHDGMPGVVPAVMVPQHTVSEWCDAEVLRKLRRRSLAALRAEVEPVDGAAYGRFLPAWQHVQTPGAGRSQPTLRGLDGIVTAIDQLSGVPVPASAWEPLVLASRVSNYQPAMLDELMAAGEVLWSGAGSLPGNDGWISLHLAESAELTLNPALEYEPGDAQQRLLDHLRNNGGGYFFRQLTDVAGGMDRVLSDQDVVSALWDLAWAGRITGDTFAPVRALIAGGHTAHRQVARPPRARAPRMSRLGRSHGTGLLGSPGLGPSGVGRYGSASGAGATPPMAAGRWSALPSPELDPTIHARATAELLLDRYGVVTRGSVMAEQILGGFGLMYKVLARLEEAGRCRRGYFIEHLGAAQFAVPATVDRLRTYSEDAQLAKKEPAALALAATDPANPYGAGLPWPALNEEAGTGHRPGRKAGALVVLVDGALVLYVERGGKTLLAFSDDESVLAAAGAALVSVVTRGAIDKLVMEKVNGHDILETAVARALAAAGAYSTPKGLRIRA, translated from the coding sequence ATGCAGGAGCATTTGGGAGCGCCTATGGGCCGCTTCAGCCAGCCCACCCGTGAGTGGTTCCTGGGTGCCTTCCCGGAACCTACTCCTGCCCAGAACGGCGCCTGGGATGCCATCTCTTCCGGTTCGCACGCTTTGGTGGTGGCCCCAACCGGCTCCGGAAAGACGCTCGCGGCGTTCCTCTGGGCCCTGGACCGCCTGCTCGTTTCGGCCCCCGCTCCTGTGCAGGAACTGCCCGCGGACGCCCTGCAAGGGAAGGGCAGGCGTCCGCGGGCGCCCAAGCGCAAGACGCGCGTGCTCTACATCTCGCCCCTGAAGGCACTGGGCGTGGACGTGGAGCGGAACCTCCGCTCGCCGTTGATCGGCATCACGCAGACCGCCAAGAGACTGGGGCTTCCGGCTCCGCTTATCACCGTTGGGGTCCGGTCCGGTGACACCACGGCCGCGGACCGGCGCTCACTGCTCAGCAACCCGCCGGACATCCTCATCACCACGCCTGAATCGCTGTTCCTGATGCTCACGTCCAGGGCCCGGGAGACCCTCTCTGAAGTGGACACCATCATTGTTGACGAGGTCCATGCCGTGGCCGGGACCAAACGCGGCGCGCACCTGGCGGTCTCCCTCGAGCGGCTGGACGCGCTGCTGCCTCAACCTGCGCAGAGGATCGGGCTGTCAGCCACCGTGGAGCCGCGGGAGCTGGTGGCTCAGTTCCTCGCGGGTTCCGCCCCTGTGCAGATTGTGGCGCCGCCTTCCCGCAAGAACTGGGACCTGACAGTCTCCGTTCCGGTGGAGGACATGTCCGATCTCCAGGCCGCGGCCGCCGCCCATGACTCCGGACCGGCCTCGGGGCTGCAGCCGCAGGCCTCCATCTGGCCCCACGTCGAGGAAAAAATCGTTGACCTGGTGCTGGACAACCAATCCACCATCGTCTTTGCCAATTCCCGGCGCCTGGCGGAGCGGCTGACTGCAAGGCTGAATGAAATTTATGCGGAACGGCAGCTGGTGGCAGTGGGAGGTGGCTGGGACGGTCCTCCCCCGGCAGTTCCAGGAGTGCCTGCCTCGACGGCCACGCCGGCCCACATGATGGCCCAGGCCGGCAGCACCACCGGAGCAGATCCGGTGCTTGCCCGCGCACATCATGGCTCAGTATCCAAGGACCAGCGGGCACTGATTGAGGATGATCTCAAGTCCGGGCGGCTGCGCTGCGTGGTGGCAACGTCCTCGCTGGAACTCGGCATCGACATGGGGGCGGTGGACCTGGTGGTTCAGGTTGAATCCCCGCCGTCTGTGGCCAGCGGGCTACAGCGTGTGGGCCGTGCCGGGCACCAGGTGGGGGAAATATCGCAGGGTGTGCTGTTCCCCAAGCACCGGGCGGACCTTGTGCACACCGCCATCACAGTGGAAAGGATGCTCGAAGGGAAGATCGAACGGCTCAGCGTCCCCGCCAATCCGTTGGACATCCTGGCGCAGCAGACAGTGGCCGCTACGGCTCTGGGCAGCATCGACGTCGAGGAATGGTTCTCCACAGTCCGAAGGTCCGCCCCCTTCGCGTCCCTCCCCCGTTCGGCCTATGAAGCAACGCTGGACCTGCTGGCCGGCCGCTACCCCTCCGACGAATTCGCCGAACTGCGGCCCCGGATCATCTGGGACCGCAACGCCGGAACCATTGAAGGCAGGCCGGGGGCACAGAGGCTGGCGGTGACCTCCGGCGGAACCATCCCGGACCGCGGCCTGTTCGGTGTCTACATCATCGGTACGGAAGTTGAGGGCAGCGCCTCCCCTTCCGACGGCAGGAACGCCAACGGAAGGGGGGACGGAAAGGCTCCATCCCCGGCGTCCCCGGCGAAAGGCGGCCGGCGGGTTGGCGAACTGGACGAGGAAATGGTCTACGAGTCCAGGGTGGGCGATATCTTCGCCCTTGGTGCCACCAGCTGGAAGATCGAGGACATCACCCATGACAGGGTCCTTGTGTCTCCGGCCTTCGGGCAGCCGGGCAAGCTTCCCTTCTGGAAAGGCGATTCGCTGGGTCGTCCCATAGACCTGGGCCGGGCGCTGGGCGCCTTTGTGCGGGAGCTGTCCGCGGCGGACCCCGGCCCTGCCGCGGAGCGCTGCACAGCGAGCGGCCTGGACCAGTTCGCCGCGAACAACCTCATCCAATACCTGGAGGAACAGAAGCTCGCCACCGAGGTTGTTCCCAGCGACACCACCCTGGTGGTGGAACGGTTCCATGACGAACTGGGCGACTGGCGGGTCATCCTGCACAGTCCATTTGGCATGCCCGTCCACGCACCCTGGGCACTCGCCGTCGGACAACGCCTGCACCAGCGCTACGGCCTGGACGGCTCCGCGATGGCTGCCGATGACGGCATAGTCCTTCGTGTCCCGATGATGGAGGATGAGCCGCCCGGGGCAGAACTGTTCCTCTTTGATCCCGAAGAGCTGGAGCAGATCGTCACAGCCGAAGTGGGCGGGAGCGCCCTGTTCGCCTCGCGATTCCGCGAATGCGCCGCCCGCGCCCTGCTGCTCCCCCGCCAGACGCCGGGCAAGCGCCAGCCCCTCTGGCAGCAGCGCCAGCGGTCGGCCCAGCTGCTGGACGTGGCACGGAAGTACCCCACGTTCCCCATCGTCCTGGAAACTGTCCGGGAATGCCTGCAGGACGTTTACGATCTCCCGGCGCTGAAGGACATTGCCGCGTCCGTGGAGCGCCGCGAGCTGCGGATTGTGGAGACCACCACCCAGCAGCCCTCCCCCTTCGCCAAATCCCTGCTGTTCGGATACGTTGCACAGTTCCTGTACGAAGGCGACTCCCCGCTGGCGGAACGCCGGGCCGCGGCACTTGCCCTGGACTCGACGCTCCTGAACGAACTCCTTGGCCGGGTTGAACTCAGGGAACTGCTGGACGCCAGGGTCATCGAAGCCACCGAGCGCGAACTCCAGCGCCTTGCCCCCGGACGGCGGGCCCGTGGCATCGAAGGCGTGGCGGACCTGCTCCGGCTACTGGGGCCGTTGGCTCCGGAGGAGGTCGCCGCCCGGCTCGAGGGTGACCCGAATACCGGGACGGCCGACGTCGGCGCAGAAGCCGGCGCTCCGGGTGCCGGGGCGGCGGCGGAACCCGGCTCAGCCCTGGGGCTTGCCGGCGCGGCTGGAACAGATGACGGGACCGAGGCGGACAGCCCGCACGCAAGTGCCAGCGTAGCGGCCGGGCACCTTGTTGCCCTGCAGCGGGCACACCGCGCCATCCGGGTGAATCTGGCAGGCGTGGAGCGCTTCGCCGCCGTGGAGGATGCCGCCCGGCTACGGGACGCCATCGGCGTACCGCTGCCCATGGGCGTCCCGCTCGCCTTCCTTGAGCCAGTGGACGACCCTCTCGGCGACCTGGTGTCACGTTTTGCCCGCACGCACGGACCCTTCACCGCAGATGAAGCAGCCGCCAGGCTGGGACTCGGCGTCGCCGTCGTCGCCACCGCCCTGAAACGTCTGGCGGCGGACGGCCGTGTGGTGGAAGGGGAATTCCGCCCGCACGCTCCCCCGGCGGGAAATGGACCGGAACCTGCGGCGGGAGATGGACCGGAATCTGCGTCGGGATCTGCGACGGCTGATGGGTACGAAGCTGCGCACGATGGAATGCCAGGGGTCGTGCCTGCGGTCATGGTGCCGCAGCACACCGTCAGCGAGTGGTGCGACGCCGAGGTCCTCCGGAAGCTGCGGCGCCGGTCCTTGGCTGCGCTCCGGGCCGAGGTGGAGCCGGTGGATGGCGCCGCCTACGGCCGGTTCCTTCCCGCATGGCAACACGTCCAGACGCCGGGCGCCGGACGGAGCCAGCCAACGTTGCGGGGACTGGACGGCATCGTCACCGCCATTGACCAGCTCTCCGGTGTGCCCGTCCCGGCGTCTGCGTGGGAACCGCTGGTCCTGGCCAGCAGGGTCTCCAATTACCAGCCCGCCATGCTGGATGAGCTGATGGCGGCCGGCGAGGTCCTGTGGTCCGGGGCCGGTTCGCTGCCCGGGAACGACGGCTGGATCAGCCTCCATCTGGCAGAGTCCGCTGAGCTGACGCTGAATCCAGCCCTGGAGTACGAACCCGGTGATGCGCAGCAGCGGCTGCTTGACCACCTTCGGAACAACGGCGGCGGTTATTTCTTCCGCCAGTTGACTGACGTCGCAGGCGGTATGGACAGGGTGCTGAGCGATCAGGATGTGGTCTCGGCGCTGTGGGACCTCGCGTGGGCGGGACGGATCACCGGGGACACTTTCGCACCAGTCCGGGCCCTGATCGCCGGCGGGCACACCGCGCACCGCCAGGTTGCCCGTCCGCCTCGGGCCAGGGCACCCCGGATGAGCCGCCTGGGCCGCTCACATGGCACTGGCCTGCTCGGCTCTCCCGGGCTGGGGCCTTCGGGTGTTGGACGGTACGGTTCGGCATCAGGGGCCGGAGCCACTCCCCCCATGGCGGCGGGCCGTTGGTCGGCCCTGCCATCGCCGGAACTGGACCCCACCATCCACGCGCGGGCCACCGCCGAGCTGCTGCTGGACAGGTACGGAGTGGTGACCCGGGGCTCGGTCATGGCCGAACAGATCCTGGGCGGCTTCGGCCTGATGTACAAAGTGCTGGCCCGGCTGGAAGAAGCAGGCCGGTGCCGCCGCGGCTACTTCATTGAACACCTCGGCGCCGCCCAGTTCGCGGTTCCGGCAACGGTGGACCGGCTCCGCACGTATTCCGAAGACGCACAGCTCGCGAAGAAGGAACCGGCGGCCTTGGCGCTGGCCGCCACCGACCCCGCCAACCCCTACGGCGCGGGGCTTCCTTGGCCGGCCCTCAACGAGGAGGCGGGCACCGGTCACCGGCCAGGCCGGAAAGCCGGGGCCCTTGTGGTGCTGGTGGACGGCGCACTGGTGCTGTATGTGGAGCGAGGCGGTAAAACCCTCCTGGCTTTCAGCGACGACGAATCTGTGCTGGCGGCCGCTGGAGCAGCATTGGTGAGCGTGGTGACCCGCGGAGCCATCGACAAACTGGTGATGGAAAAGGTCAATGGACACGACATTCTGGAGACAGCGGTGGCCCGTGCTTTGGCCGCAGCCGGGGCCTATTCCACGCCTAAGGGCCTGAGAATCCGTGCCTGA
- a CDS encoding FAD-dependent oxidoreductase gives MTSLWLDRGESFTSDTFPAGDSYDTVVAGAGLTGLVTALLLARSGQKVLVLEARFPGAVTTGNTTAKVTLLQGTVLSGLSKHYSKKQLSAYVEANKEGQAWLLRYLDENNVPYQRRDAYTYATTASGADSVRAERDAATAGGLEVEYVRDAGLPFPVHGAVRLAAQAQINPMQVLDTLLADLRARGGTIVSGVRVRDVTASSPATVHTDLGTVTTKEVVLATGTPILDRGLYFAKLKPSRSYAAALELPADQVPPPGMYISVEQPTHSLRDYEADGRRLLLVGGHGHPVGRAKSEREHLSGLLQWAGEQFPGAVTTHTWSAQDYQPTSLMPFFGKLPRGRGHVYVGTGYNKWGMTNAVAAALGISGDMLGGQLPWADTLRHHGPTASGAWSTVALNAGVAAKLATDWGHVAASGGDGHKEQTTAAAGAQPDATGAPDTGMVPGADVESAGLETAGAGPQAAVEPAEGEGVVYREGVRPVAAATVNGTTCRLSAVCTHLGGIVHWNDNEMTWDCPLHGSRFNSDGTQLEGPATKDLPPIEHV, from the coding sequence ATGACGTCACTTTGGTTGGACCGCGGGGAATCATTTACTTCTGATACCTTTCCGGCCGGAGACAGTTACGACACCGTAGTGGCCGGGGCCGGCCTGACCGGGCTGGTCACGGCACTGCTCCTTGCCCGGTCCGGGCAGAAGGTCCTGGTCCTGGAAGCCCGGTTCCCCGGCGCTGTCACCACGGGAAACACCACGGCGAAGGTCACCCTGCTTCAGGGCACCGTACTGTCCGGCCTGTCCAAGCACTACTCCAAAAAGCAACTCAGCGCCTATGTGGAGGCCAACAAGGAGGGCCAGGCCTGGCTGCTTCGCTATCTGGACGAAAACAACGTGCCATACCAGCGGCGGGACGCCTACACCTATGCCACCACAGCCAGCGGCGCGGACTCCGTCCGTGCCGAACGGGACGCCGCCACCGCCGGTGGCCTCGAAGTGGAATACGTGCGCGACGCCGGGCTGCCGTTCCCGGTGCATGGCGCCGTTCGGCTTGCCGCCCAGGCCCAGATCAACCCGATGCAGGTCCTGGACACCCTGCTGGCCGATCTCCGCGCGCGCGGCGGCACCATTGTTTCGGGGGTGCGCGTGCGGGACGTTACCGCAAGCAGCCCGGCAACCGTGCACACTGACCTTGGAACCGTGACCACCAAAGAGGTGGTGCTGGCAACCGGCACACCGATTCTTGACCGGGGCCTGTACTTCGCCAAGCTCAAGCCCAGCCGCTCTTACGCCGCCGCCCTGGAGCTGCCCGCGGACCAGGTGCCGCCGCCGGGAATGTATATATCGGTGGAGCAGCCCACGCATTCCCTGCGCGACTACGAGGCTGACGGCCGCAGGCTCCTGCTGGTCGGAGGGCACGGGCATCCGGTGGGGCGGGCAAAATCGGAGCGGGAACACCTGTCCGGGCTGCTGCAGTGGGCCGGGGAGCAGTTTCCCGGCGCTGTCACCACCCACACGTGGTCAGCACAGGACTACCAGCCCACCAGCCTCATGCCGTTCTTTGGCAAACTGCCACGAGGCCGGGGGCATGTCTACGTAGGCACGGGCTACAACAAGTGGGGTATGACCAACGCAGTGGCCGCGGCGCTGGGCATCTCCGGCGACATGTTGGGTGGCCAGCTCCCTTGGGCTGACACGCTCCGCCACCATGGCCCCACCGCTTCCGGCGCCTGGTCCACCGTGGCGCTCAATGCCGGCGTCGCAGCCAAGCTGGCCACCGACTGGGGACACGTGGCAGCCAGTGGCGGTGACGGACACAAGGAGCAGACGACGGCGGCGGCAGGCGCCCAGCCCGACGCCACCGGGGCGCCGGACACCGGTATGGTGCCGGGTGCGGACGTTGAGTCCGCGGGTCTTGAAACTGCTGGTGCCGGCCCGCAGGCCGCTGTCGAACCGGCAGAGGGCGAAGGAGTGGTTTACCGCGAGGGTGTCCGGCCGGTGGCAGCTGCCACGGTCAACGGAACAACATGCCGGCTGTCCGCCGTCTGCACCCATTTGGGCGGAATCGTCCACTGGAACGACAACGAAATGACCTGGGACTGCCCTCTCCACGGGTCCCGCTTCAACAGCGACGGCACGCAACTGGAAGGCCCTGCCACGAAGGATCTGCCTCCCATCGAGCACGTTTGA
- a CDS encoding DUF4383 domain-containing protein codes for MTSMSSGRTVGRTNIQKASLAVGAVFLLVGVLGFIPGITTNYAALGMAGPASQALLLGIFQVSILHNIVHLLFGAAGIAMARTAAQSRNFLLVGGAVYLVLWLYGLLIGHETPANFVPFNTADNWLHLILGLAMIALGVALSRGPSRAGRTTTTAH; via the coding sequence ATGACATCCATGAGTTCCGGTCGTACCGTCGGCCGAACCAACATCCAGAAGGCCTCCCTGGCCGTGGGCGCTGTTTTCCTCTTGGTGGGCGTTCTGGGATTCATTCCCGGCATCACCACCAACTACGCGGCCCTTGGCATGGCAGGCCCCGCCTCTCAGGCGCTGTTGCTGGGAATTTTCCAGGTCTCGATTCTCCACAACATCGTTCACCTGCTCTTTGGCGCAGCAGGAATCGCCATGGCCCGCACCGCCGCGCAGTCCAGGAACTTCCTGCTGGTGGGCGGCGCCGTCTACCTGGTTCTGTGGCTCTATGGCCTGCTGATCGGCCACGAGACGCCGGCGAACTTTGTTCCGTTCAATACGGCTGACAACTGGCTGCACCTGATCCTGGGCCTGGCCATGATTGCGCTGGGCGTGGCCCTGTCCCGCGGCCCGTCAAGGGCCGGCCGGACCACCACCACAGCCCACTAG
- a CDS encoding DUF4232 domain-containing protein, giving the protein MRSQRGLHGFVFTTAIAAAALMLTACGPSQPQTQGTTEPGTGGASPATTSASPTAPQTPSATTSALTGPALCKAGSLSAATDASGGGAAGSVYMNLILTNTGSEPCLLRGFPGVSLAADAAGGPIGAPAKRDETVPVADVLLAPGKAGSAVLRYTNAGNYTDCTRTDAAGYRIYPPEDTASLFLAQPTQACTNAAIELLTIGPFQPA; this is encoded by the coding sequence ATGAGGTCTCAGCGAGGGTTACACGGGTTTGTTTTTACGACGGCGATCGCCGCAGCGGCACTGATGCTCACCGCCTGCGGTCCGAGCCAGCCGCAGACACAGGGGACAACGGAGCCCGGCACCGGCGGCGCCAGCCCGGCCACAACTTCCGCATCGCCGACTGCGCCACAGACGCCGTCGGCCACCACGTCCGCCCTAACGGGGCCGGCGCTCTGCAAGGCCGGGAGCCTCTCGGCAGCCACAGATGCCTCCGGCGGTGGAGCGGCGGGAAGCGTCTATATGAACCTCATCCTCACCAACACCGGCAGCGAGCCGTGCCTGCTCAGGGGGTTCCCCGGCGTGTCCCTCGCCGCCGACGCCGCGGGTGGCCCCATTGGAGCCCCCGCGAAACGTGATGAAACGGTACCGGTTGCCGACGTACTGCTGGCTCCGGGCAAGGCTGGTTCTGCGGTGCTCCGCTACACCAATGCCGGCAACTACACGGACTGCACCAGGACGGATGCGGCAGGCTACCGGATCTATCCTCCGGAAGACACTGCCTCCCTGTTCCTGGCGCAGCCCACCCAGGCATGCACTAACGCGGCCATCGAACTGCTGACCATCGGCCCCTTCCAGCCGGCCTGA
- a CDS encoding YcnI family protein codes for MNTPFLRRTLTAAAAAGGTAALLLAAAAGASAHVGITPDKTTANSYALLTFGIPHGCDESGTTKVAITLPAELNDAQPTVNPNWTVEKVTEQLAEPRKLADGTSITKRTSQIVYTAKAPLPDELRDALVLSLKLPDAAGTTLHFPTLQTCETGQTDWSEIAKDGQDPHSLKAPAPSITITGAATEGHEGSAAQTSHTEQASVVTDSGVEARSWASLAAGLGGLALGGVAVARGFRRPARDNDPAALSQPPAK; via the coding sequence ATGAACACCCCCTTCCTTCGCCGTACCCTCACTGCCGCTGCAGCCGCAGGCGGCACCGCAGCCCTGCTGCTGGCCGCAGCGGCCGGCGCCTCCGCCCATGTGGGGATCACACCGGACAAGACCACAGCAAACTCGTACGCCCTGCTCACCTTCGGCATCCCGCACGGCTGCGACGAATCGGGAACCACCAAGGTGGCCATCACGCTGCCGGCTGAGCTCAACGACGCCCAACCCACGGTGAACCCCAACTGGACGGTGGAGAAAGTCACCGAACAGCTTGCTGAACCGCGGAAGCTGGCCGACGGCACCTCCATTACCAAGCGGACAAGCCAGATCGTGTATACGGCCAAGGCTCCGCTGCCCGACGAGCTCCGGGACGCGCTGGTCTTGTCACTGAAACTGCCCGATGCAGCCGGGACTACGCTCCACTTCCCTACCCTGCAGACATGTGAAACCGGGCAGACGGACTGGTCCGAGATCGCCAAGGACGGCCAGGACCCGCATTCGCTGAAGGCACCGGCACCTTCCATCACCATCACGGGCGCCGCCACGGAAGGGCATGAAGGCAGCGCGGCTCAAACGTCCCATACCGAACAGGCCTCTGTGGTGACGGACAGCGGAGTGGAAGCCCGCAGCTGGGCAAGCCTCGCAGCAGGTCTTGGCGGACTGGCATTGGGTGGCGTGGCCGTGGCACGTGGCTTCAGGCGCCCGGCCCGGGACAATGATCCGGCCGCGCTCAGCCAGCCTCCTGCCAAATAG
- a CDS encoding NAD(P)H-dependent flavin oxidoreductase: MTPEQNLSSRPNRATELFRTEVPVVLGPFGGVSSVQLTAAVSEGGGLGSYGLYGYDAQAIHKTAAQLKDATAKPFALNLWVPDGTEDTPLTAAAFDRYVSILRPYFDELDLPLPEMPARYLPDYGEQVEATLEAGPAVVSFVFGVPAPEIIEAAHRRGIVVVGTATTVAEAVALETGGVDAVVASGMESGGHRVSFLKPAEDSLVGTFALVPQVADSVRIPVIAAGGIADRRGFAAAMALGADAVQVGSAFLATRESAAVPAYREILHSPAARETVLTRVLSGRLARGIPNRIIADLDPARIAPFPAQNWLTGRFRPEAAAQGNTELMSLWAGQSAALIRHDSAAAVLAELLAGGTSA, from the coding sequence ATGACGCCAGAACAGAATCTCTCCTCCCGCCCCAACCGGGCCACGGAACTGTTCCGAACAGAGGTGCCGGTGGTGCTGGGGCCCTTCGGCGGCGTCTCCTCCGTGCAGCTCACCGCTGCTGTCAGCGAGGGCGGCGGGCTTGGCTCATATGGCCTCTATGGATACGACGCCCAGGCCATCCACAAAACTGCGGCACAGCTTAAGGACGCCACGGCCAAGCCGTTCGCACTGAACCTGTGGGTACCCGACGGTACCGAGGACACGCCGCTCACAGCCGCTGCCTTCGACAGGTACGTCAGCATCCTCCGCCCTTACTTCGACGAACTGGACCTCCCGCTGCCGGAAATGCCGGCACGGTACCTTCCTGACTACGGCGAGCAGGTGGAGGCCACGCTGGAAGCGGGACCCGCCGTCGTGAGTTTTGTCTTTGGCGTCCCCGCCCCCGAGATCATCGAGGCGGCTCACCGGCGCGGAATCGTTGTGGTGGGCACCGCCACCACCGTGGCCGAAGCGGTGGCCCTGGAAACCGGCGGCGTGGATGCCGTGGTGGCCAGCGGCATGGAGTCGGGCGGCCACCGGGTCTCGTTCCTGAAGCCGGCGGAGGACTCCCTGGTGGGGACCTTCGCGCTGGTCCCGCAGGTGGCAGACTCCGTCCGAATCCCCGTCATCGCTGCCGGTGGCATCGCCGACCGGCGCGGGTTTGCGGCAGCCATGGCACTTGGCGCCGACGCTGTCCAGGTCGGCTCAGCCTTTCTGGCCACCAGGGAATCAGCCGCAGTTCCCGCCTACCGCGAAATCCTGCACAGCCCCGCTGCCCGGGAAACTGTGCTCACACGCGTCCTCAGCGGCCGGCTGGCCCGCGGCATCCCCAACCGCATCATTGCGGACCTTGATCCGGCGCGAATCGCACCATTCCCGGCCCAGAACTGGCTGACCGGCAGGTTCCGCCCGGAGGCAGCCGCCCAGGGCAACACGGAACTCATGTCGCTCTGGGCCGGACAGTCCGCGGCACTGATCCGGCACGACTCGGCCGCGGCCGTATTGGCCGAACTGCTCGCAGGCGGTACCTCTGCCTGA